In Cercospora beticola chromosome 3, complete sequence, the following proteins share a genomic window:
- the FAH12 gene encoding Oleate hydroxylase fah12 produces the protein MSTTALSQKAAMRRTTTAESMPSTVASSTAGTPDDSPTASASSTSLSSLGSVEEFQQKPASGKLVDTYGNEFQLPDYTINDIRNAIPKHCYERSGLRGLSYVARDIALLASTFYLFNTYCTPEYVPSYPLRAALWAFYTFAQGCFGTGLWVLAHECGHQSFSPSKVLNDTVGWFCHSALLVPYFSWKISHGKHHKATGNMERDMVFVPRTREEHATRMGYVLHEMHELLEETPIYTASMLIGQQLVGWPMYLFRNVTGHNNHEKQPEGKGIGKKNGNGSVNHFLPSSPLYEKKDEYLILLSDLGLAITVSVLALVGRTYGFQNLLVWYIIPYLWVNHWLVAITFLQHTDPSLPHYTGDAWNFTRGAAATIDREFGFIGRTLMHGIVETHVLHHYVSTIPFYHADEATEAIKPIMGRHYRANTEGGSVGFIKSMWNSARWCQWVEPNEGATGENSKVFFFRNRNGLGLPPAKLAAPGSKKATMVVGDESE, from the exons ATGAGCACCACAGCCTTGTCGCAAAAGGCGGCCATGAgacgcaccaccaccgctgaGTCGATGCCCTCGACCGTGGCCAGCTCGACTGCCGGCACACCAGACGACTCGCCCACTGCGTCTGCCTCGTCGACATCCCTCTCATCCCTGGGCTCAGTGGAGGAGTTCCAGCAAAAGCCTGCTTCGGGAAAGCTTGTGGACACATACGGCAACGAATTTCAGCTGCCAGATTACACCATCAACGACATCCGCAATGCTATTCCAAAGCACTGCTACGAGAGGTCGGGTCTCCGAGGATTGAGCTACGTCGCTCGGGACATCGCTCTCCTTGCAAGCACCTTCTACCTCTTCAACACATACTGCACGCCCGAGTACGTGCCTTCGTATCCTCTCCGAGCCGCCCTATGGGCCTTCTATACCTTCGCTCAGGGTTGCTTCGGCACCGGTCTCTGGGTGTTGGCCCACGAATGTGGCCACCAGTCCTTCTCGCCAAGCAAGGTGCTCAACGACACTGTCGGTTGGTTCTGTCATTCCGCCCTTTTGGTGCCATACTTCAGCTGGAAGATCAGCCACGGCAAGCACCACAAGGCCACCGGCAACATGGAGCGCGACATGGTCTTCGTGCCCCGTACTCGTGAGGAGCACGCCACCCGCATGGGCTACGTCCTTCACGAGAtgcacgagctgctcgaggagaCCCCAATCTACACCGCATCCATGCTCATCGGCCAACAACTCGTTGGCTGGCCAATGTACCTCTTCCGAAATGTCACTGGCCACAACAACCACGAGAAGCAGCCAGAGGGCAAGGGTATCGGCAAGAAGAATGGCAACGGCAGCGTCAACCACTTCCTGCCAAGCAGCCCGTTgtacgagaagaaggatgaaTACCTGATTCTTCTCTCTGATCTCGGTCTCGCCATCACTGTCTCTGTCCTTGCTCTTGTCGGCCGCACCTACGGCTTCCAGAACCTCTTGGTTTGGTACATCATTCCATACCTCTGGGTCAACCACTGGCTTG TTGCTATCACTTTCCTCCAGCATACCGATCCTTCTTTGCCTCACTACACCGGTGATGCCTGGAACTTCACTCGTGGCGCTGCCGCAACCATCGATCGCGAATTCGGTTTCATCGGTCGCACCTTGATGCACGGCATCGTCGAAACCCACGTCCTCCACCACTACGTCTCGACCATTCCATTCTACCACGCCGACGAAGCGACCGAAGCGATCAAGCCCATCATGGGCCGCCACTACCGAGCGAACACTGAAGGTGGATCCGTTGGCTTCATCAAGTCAATGTGGAACAGCGCCCGTTGGTGCCAATGGGTGGAGCCCAACGAGGGTGCGACCGGAGAGAACTCGAAGGTCTTCTTTTTCCGCAACCGCAATGGTCTTGGTCTGCCACCTGCGAAGCTTGCTGCGCCAGGCTCCAAGAAGGCAACAATGGTTGTTGGCGACGAGAGCGAGTAA
- a CDS encoding uncharacterized protein (BUSCO:EOG092618J9) yields the protein MASLTPPHPPADQKTFSIRDLPKSNNFTSKLPADGEYPTPADSHKAERTKLGPRLVKNAAYTFVRPDPFKQSELVAVSKAALRDLAIDPASVQTDDFKKTVAGEQIITLNGDEPGEKDIYPWAQCYGGYQFGSWAGQLGDGRAISLFETTNPTTDRRYEIQLKGAGKTPYSRFADGKAVVRSSIREFVVSESLNALGIPTTRALSLTLGPEEKVRRETTEPAAIVARFAESWIRFGTFDLPRSRGDRDMLRKLADYVAEDVFGGWQNLPGRVSTTEEKDVVEVSRGVSRDEIQGENELAENRYTRLFREVARRNAKTVAAWQAYGFMNGVLNTDNTSIFGLSIDFGPFAFLDNFDPNYTPNHDDHMLRYSYKNQPSIIWWNHVRLAEALGELIGAGPWVDDEEFATQGVRKDRADELVKRAETVIDRVGEEYKAVFMAEYKRLMTARLGLKQSKESDFKELYSELLDTLEALELDFNHTFRRLSNISMVDIDTHDKAKEVASRFFHHEGLGGLVSVNEDQARDRVAKWLGEWRKRVLEDWPSSEEARVERIAAMKAVNPNFVPRSWILDEVITEVEKKGNREILDRVMTMALDPFADRWEGDKEEQDRFTGDVPRYQRAMQCSCSS from the coding sequence atGGCGAGTCTCACGCCCCCGCATCCGCCCGCCGACCAAAAGACCTTCTCGATTCGCGATCTGCCCAAGAGCAACAACTTCACTTCGAAGCTCCCTGCCGATGGCGAATATCCAACCCCCGCCGACTCACACAAGGCCGAGAGGACTAAGCTTGGTCCTCGACTGGTCAAGAATGCAGCGTATACCTTTGTACGACCCGATCCCTTTAAGCAGTCCGAACTAGTCGCTGTGTCGAAAGCAGCGCTCAGAGACTTGGCAATAGACCCGGCGTCCGTCCAGACGGATGATTTCAAGAAGACGGTCGCCGGCGAACAGATCATAACCTTGAACGGCGACGAGCCAGGCGAGAAGGACATTTATCCTTGGGCGCAGTGCTACGGAGGCTACCAGTTTGGCTCGTGGGCAGGTCAACTTGGGGATGGACGAGCCATTTCGCTGTTTGAGACTACAAATCCTACAACCGACAGACGATATGAGATTCAGCTGAAGGGCGCCGGCAAGACTCCGTACTCACGCTTTGCAGATGGCAAGGCTGTGGTACGGAGCAGTATTCGAGAGTTCGTGGTGAGCGAGTCCTTGAACGCTTTGGGCATTCCGACCACTCGCGCCTTGAGCTTGACTTTGGGCCCGGAAGAGAAGGTCCGACGTGAGACCACAGAGCCTGCAGCAATAGTGGCGCGATTTGCAGAGAGCTGGATCCGCTTTGGCACATTTGACCTTCCGCGATCAAGAGGTGACCGAGACATGTTGAGGAAGTTGGCTGATTATGTCGCCGAAGATGTATTTGGTGGCTGGCAGAACCTGCCTGGGCGCGTATCGACCACAGAAGAGAAGGACGTCGTGGAAGTTAGTCGAGGCGTATCCAGGGACGAGATACAGGGCGAAAACGAGCTGGCTGAGAACCGCTACACACGACTGTTCAGGGAAGTCGCTCGTCGCAACGCAAAGACAGTTGCAGCGTGGCAAGCTTATGGTTTCATGAACGGCGTGCTCAACACGGACAACACATCTATCTTTGGTCTCTCGATAGACTTCGGGCCTTTTGCATTCCTCGACAACTTCGATCCCAACTACACACCTAATCATGACGACCACATGCTTCGCTACTCGTACAAGAACCAACCAAGCATTATTTGGTGGAACCACGTCCGCCTCGCAGAAGCGCTGGGCGAACTTATTGGCGCTGGCCCTTGggtcgatgacgaggaaTTTGCGACTCAGGGTGTGCGCAAAGATCGTGCAGACGAGCTCGTCAAGCGTGCCGAGACTGTCATCGACCGTGTCGGCGAGGAGTACAAGGCTGTGTTCATGGCCGAATACAAGCGTCTGATGACAGCTCGCCTCGGTCTCAAACAGAGCAAAGAAAGTGATTTCAAGGAACTGTACTCCGAGTTGCTCGACACTCTCGAAGCTTTAGAGCTTGACTTCAACCACACGTTCCGACGCTTGAGCAACATCAGCATGGTTGACATTGATACGCACGATAAAGCCAAGGAAGTCGCAAGTCGTTTCTTCCACCATGAGGGCCTTGGCGGGCTCGTCAGTGTGAATGAGGATCAGGCACGAGACCGTGTGGCAAAGTGGCTAGGCGAATGGCGCAAGAGAGTACTCGAAGACTGGCCTAGCTCGGAAGAAGCGCGTGTGGAGCGCATTGCAGCAATGAAGGCCGTGAACCCCAATTTCGTTCCGAGGTCGTGGATATTGGATGAGGTGATCACTGAGGTTGAAAAGAAGGGCAACCGAGAGATCCTGGATCGGGTCATGACTATGGCGCTTGATCCGTTTGCCGATAGATGGGAGGGAGACAAGGAGGAGCAAGATCGATTTACTGGTGATGTCCCAAGATATCAGAGAGCAATGCAATGCTCATGTAGCTCATAG
- a CDS encoding uncharacterized protein (BUSCO:EOG092629WA), with protein MAQSTVNDLDNLLASLNQLKAPGASKNKIQTITALSVSNIQSESSIVQSFYRALKKAPPTHKLGALYVIDSVVRQWIEKAKAAGQELQFEGRGEPGTYPAAVKRVTELMPALFDDITKDLPVDQKPKLENMVAIWERGNTFPIKLLQDFKSKLSSDSSREEAGRNAIATHSAATQQSSGEKFMAPRPTRPCLTPVGYPPQHLFDRGLMPGRNRSGPANGAPPSSVPSTADPRRQPQPPAPPAPAQQTPQADINDILAALSKAAAAAPAAPPPPQQQQQNQHQHQQQPPQMQPQSQQQAYNAPAPPPPTAQIPPNIAALLGQQGLPPPQAFQQQMPQFPPYGFSAPPSAPPMGTPVYAPPPPQHFQAYPQQYPPQPPSVPQSYSIAPPPQQAPPPADPLAPLRGLLPENILNDREKLVPALQLLQDLQKEGIPPEKWGPVLEAFEQQYAPAVPSYGAQGDYGNARGRSRSPERGRGGRGSPVYGTYDANAAKQNDGGRNGGGRGRYRQRSPIRNSPGTANGRPMQPKNIQYDPSLPPDNIKVLSRTLFVGGANGTQQEIQEVFERFGRVQTCIANRDKRHAFVKMTTRAYALVAKQGMEDLQNRNDREVMNVARQTKWGVGFGPRECCDYQRGESIIPIHKLTDADHKWLLTAEYGGTGGKPLEGGMVLEEPDIEIGAGVSSKAMSKRVGPDHNPQPKHHKEGGHGRGRHGRKHHQHNDRDNQYGGGYSGVSGGPPAIDYGAIARPEPVAVATPPAVPGFGFSFAPQANNQNPYR; from the exons ATGGCGCAGTCGACTGTAAATGATCTTGACAACCTCCTTGCGTCTTTGAACCAGCTGAAGGCACCTGGAGCAAGCAAAAACAAGATCCAGACAATCACAGCACTCAGCGTCAGCAACATCCAG TCGGAGTCTTCCATTGTGCAGTCATTTTATCGCGCGTTGAAAAAAGCACCACCCACTCATAAGCTTGGTGCCCTCTATGTCATTGATAGCGTCGTCCGACAATGGATCGAGAAAGCCAAAGCCGCTGGACAGGAACTGCAGTTTGAGGGTCGCGGAGAGCCAGGCACCTATCCTGCAGCCGTGAAGCGCGTGACGGAGCTGATGCCAGCACTGTTCGACGATATCACAAAGGATTTGCCCGTGGATCAGAAGCCAAAGCTTGAGAATATGGTCGCCATTTGGGAACGTGGCAACACCTTTCCCATCAAGCTGTTGCAAGACTTCAAGTCTAAGCTTAGCAGTGACTCCAGTCGCGAGGAAGCCGGACGTAATGCTATTGCAACACACTCGGCTGCTACTCAACAGTCGTCAGGTGAGAAATTCATGGCTCCACGTCCTACTAGACCGTGCCTCACGCCCGTTGGATATCCTCCGCAACACTTGTTCGATCGAGGACTTATGCCAGGAAGAAATCGATCAGGCCCAGCCAATGGTGCACCACCATCATCCGTGCCATCTACTGCAGATCCTCGTCGGCAGCCACAACCGCCCGCTCCGCCGGCTCCTGCGCAGCAAACGCCTCAGGCAGATATCAATGACATCCTGGCCGCGTTGTccaaagctgcagctgcagcacctgcagcaccacctccgccgcaacaacagcagcagaatcagcaccagcaccagcagcagccaccgcAAATGCAACCGCAGTCGCAGCAACAAGCGTACAACGCGcccgcaccaccacctccgacTGCACAAATCCCGCCGAACATCGCCGCTCTCCTTGGCCAGCAGGGATTGCCGCCACCTCAGGCattccagcagcagatgccCCAGTTCCCTCCCTATGGATTTTCTGCACCGCCATCTGCACCTCCCATGGGCACCCCAGTGTAcgcgccacctccgccacaaCACTTCCAGGCCTACCCACAGCAATATCCACCGCAGCCTCCATCTGTTCCACAATCGTACTCTATTGCGCCCCCTCCTCAACAAGCACCTCCGCCGGCCGATCCACTGGCGCCACTTCGCGGACTGCTGCCAGAGAATATATTGAATGACCGTGAAAAGCTTGTTCCTGCGCTCCAGCTGTTGCAGGATCTGCAGAAAGAAGGAATTCCTCCCGAGAAATGGGGTCCGGTTCTTGAAGCCTTCGAGCAGCAATATGCGCCAGCAGTTCCCTCTTACGGTGCACAAGGCGACTATGGTAATGCTAGAGGCCGTAGTCGGAGTCCAGAGCGAGGCCGTGGCGGCAGAGGCAGCCCGGTTTACGGTACATACGATGCAAATGCCGCAAAGCAGAACGACGGCGGGCGCAATGGAGGGGGCCGTGGGCGGTACAGACAACGATCTCCCATCCGCAACAGCCCGGGAACCGCAAATGGACGACCAATGCAGCCCAAGAACATCCAATACGACCCATCCTTGCCGCCAGACAACATCAAGGTGCTATCACGTACCTTGTTCGTTGGGGGTGCAAATGGTACTCAACAAGAGATTCAGGAAGTTTTTGAGCGTTTCGGCCGCGTGCAAACATGCATTGCCAACCGCGACAAGCGCCACGCCTTTGTCAAGATGACCACACGTGCATATGCATTGGTCGCCAAGCAAGGTATGGAAGACTTGCAGAATCGAAATGATCGGGAAGTCATGAATGTTGCGCGTCAGACCAAGTGGGGTGTTGGTTTTGGTCCACGCGAATGCTGTGACTACCAGCGTGGCGAGAGCATCATTCCAATCCACAAGTTGACTGATGCCGACCACAAGTGGCTACTTACTGCCGAGTATGGTGGCACAGGAGGCAAGCCGTTGGAGGGAGGAATGGTGCTGGAAGAGCCTGATATCGAGATTGGTGCTGGAGTCAGCAGCAAG GCTATGAGCAAGCGCGTTGGGCCTGACCACAACCCGCAGCCTAAGCATCACAAGGAAGGCGGTCACGGCCGTGGGCGCCACGGCAGAAAACACCATCAACACAACGATCGAGACAACCAATATGGAGGAGGATACAGTGGCGTATCTGGCGGACCGCCAGCCATCGACTACGGTGCCATTGCTAGGCCGGAACCAGTCGCCGTGGCCACGCCACCAGCAGTCCCAGGATTCGGATTCAGCTTTGCACCGCAGGCCAACAATCAGAACCCTTACCGCTAA